TCCCGGACCGTCACCCACCCAGGGAAGGGCCGCAACGACCTAGATGCCCTGCACCGGCAACAGCACCCACGCCTCCAGCCCGCCACCGTCGCGGTTGTGCAGCCGCAGTTCGCCGCCGTGCTCCAGCACGATCGCCCGCGCGGCGGACAGCCCCAGGCCGACGCCGCCGGTATTACGGTTGCGCGAGCTTTCCATGCGGAAGAACGGCTCGAACACGTGCTCATGCCACTCGGTGGGAATCCCCGGCCCGCGATCCAGCACGCAGACCCTCACCTGCTCGGCATCGGCCAGCACCTCGATCGCCGGCTCGCTGCCGTACTTGATGGCGTTCTCCAGCAGATTGCTCATGACCCGCTTGAGCCCCAGCGGCCGACCGAAATACACCAGGCGCGGCGGGCCGCTGAACGCGATGTCGATGGACTGGTCGCGGTAGTCGTCGATCAGGGTTTGCAGCAGTTCCGCCAGGTCGAACGAGGTCGCTTGCTCCAGCCGCGCATCGTCGCGGAAAAAATCCAGGGCCGAGTTGATCATCGCCTGCATCTCGTCGACATCGTGGAACAACCGCCGCTGCTGTTCCGGGTCCTCGATGAATTCGCCACGCAGGCGCATGCGGGTCAGGGGGGTGCGCAGGTCGTGGGAAATCGCCGCGAGCATTTGCGTGCGGTCCTTGATGAAGTGCTGCAGTTGAGCCTGCATGGCGTTGAACGCGAGGATCGCCTGGCGAATTTCATGCGGCCCCACCGGCTCGATGGGCGGCGCGCGAAAGTCCACGCCAAAACGCCGCGCGCCCAGGGCGAACTGCTGCAGGGGGCGGGCCAGGCGGCGGGTGGCGATCAGCGCCACCAGCACGGTAGAAAACAGCACCAGGCCGATCACGATCAGGTTGCGCGGCCCTTCGTCCAATCCCCAACTGCGCGAGACGGCGGAGAACATCAACCAGGACTCATCGCGCAATTGAATCAGCAACGCATAATGCCCGCCCGGCCCCGGCCAGTCGCTGGGCTGATAGGCCTCGATAGCCCCGCCCCCCACCTTGAGCAACTGCTCCAGGCGCGTCGAGCCCTCGCGATACTCCGGCTCATCGACCTTCGGCACCTCGATGTCCCGCCGCGAGGCATGCCAGGTCACACTCAGGCCGTGATCGCTGACGGCCTCGGCCAGGTGCGCGCGCTGCTGCGGTTGCGCGGCGTCGATCATATTGCTGATCGACGCGATCTTTTCCACCAGGCCGGACTCGCTCAACGGCGGCTTGGCCCAGACCCCGGCCAACTGCACGAACAGCGCATTGAAGGCCAGGGCGGTGAGCATCGCCATCAGGGTGGTCAGAGCGATCCAGCGGGTGATGGTGTCCCGCGGGCGGGCGAGCCCGGGCGCCTTCATTGGCGGGTGACGCTGGGGGTGAACAGGTAGCCGCCATTGCGCACGGTACGAATCATCGCCGGGCGCTTGGTGTCGAACTCCAGCTTGCGCCGCAGGCGGCTGACCTGCACATCGATGCTGCGATCGAAGGCGTCATGGGCCTGCCCGCGCGCCAGGTCGAGCAGCTGTTCGCGGCTGAGGATGCGTTGCGGATGTTCGACGAACACCAGCAACAGGTCGAACTCCCCCGCCGACAACGGAATCATCACCTGGTCCGGCGAACGCAATTCGCGACGGGTCAGGTCTAGCTGCCAGTCGGCGAACCGGATCAGCGGCCGGGGCAACTCGCCGCTCACCGGCCGGCTCTCCCCGGCCCGGCGCAATACGGCGCGCACCCGCGCCAGCAACTCACGGGCATCGAACGGCTTGCTCAGGTAGTCGTCCGCGCCCATCTCCAGGCCTACCACCCGGTCGCTCAACTCGCCCATGGCGGTGAGCATGATCACCGGCACCGCGTGCTGCTGGCGCAGGCGCTGGCACAGGGTCAGGCCGTTTTCCCCCGGCAGCATCAGGTCGAGAATGATCAGGTCCGGCACCTGTCGCTCCAGCGCGGCCCACAACGAAGCGCCCTCGGTGGCGACGTCCACCGAGTAGCCGTGTTGCACAAAAAATTTCTTCAGCAGCGCGAGGACCTCAAGGTCGTCGTCCACGATCAACAGACTGCTCACCAATGCGTTTCACTCAAGCTCGGAAAGACCTTCATTCAAAACCATTCGGCCCGACCCGTCATATATTTCAACGCAGTAACAAACCGACAGCCCGGCAACAAAGCAGACATCTTTGCGCAAAACGCCCATGCCAGCATCGGCCTCCCTTTTCCCCCGGTCCGCCGCCCATGCGCTCCTACCTGTACTCTGTCCGCCTGCTCCGCCATACCACCCTGCTGCTGTCCCTATCCTACCTGGCGGGTTGCACCAGTCCGGGGCCTGTCACACCGCCCCCTTGCGCAGAGGCCGAGTACCCGGTCCATGATCCCGCCGAATCGTTCAACCGCGGCGTGTTCGCCTTCAACCGGGCCGTCGACGATTACGCCCTGGCGCCCGTGGCTCGCGGCTACCGGCACCTGCCGGACTTCATGCAACAGGGCGTGCACAACTTCGCGAGCAACTTCGGCGAACCCAAGGTATTCATCAACGACCTGCTGCAAGGCAACCCACAGCGCTCGGTCAATACCCTGGGGCGCTTCGCGGTCAACACCACCGTCGGCCTGCTCGGCCTGATCGACGTCTCGGACCCGCTCGGCATCCCGCGCCATACCGCCGACTTCGGCCAGACCTTCGGGGTATGGGGCATCGGCAATGGCCCGATCGTCGAACTGCCGCTGCTGGGCACCAGCAACAGCCGCGACGCCACAGGCCGGATCCTCGGCTTCTTCGTCGACCCCTTCGGCGACAACAGCGACACCGTGCAAACCCTGGGCACCATCGCCCTGGTCGGTGGCGTAGTGGACGGCCGCGCCGAGCTGCTGCCTCTCACCGACAGCCTGAAAACCATGCCCGACTATTACAGCGCCCTGCGCGACGTGAACGCCGAACACCGCGCCGCCTTCATCCAGGAAGGCAAGCAAGGCGCTACCGAGCCCGCCAAATCCCGTTGTGAAGGAGCGCCCCATGATGATTTCTGAAACCGACGCCCTGGTCCTGCTGCAACGCGTGGCCAAACACGGCGACGCCTCCCTGCAATGCCGCGAGGTCAGCCTGCGCCTCTCCCCCGACCAGCAACACCTGACCCTCAGCCGCTACAACGAACACTACAGCCCCGAAGGCCTGGAATGGATCGAGCGCCAGCACCGTATCAGCGTCAGCGAACTGATCCGCTGGGTGATCAGGCAGGGGGAGCCGCAGGTGTTGGTGCAGAGTAGGGAGCTACAAAGGGCTTCGGCTTGAGGCCGAGCAAAGTACCTGCCTTGAGCACCACCGCTGAAACAAGTGGGCCAGAGAGCCTCGTCTGAGGCTATGCGTCAGCCACTTCAATCAGAATCAATCAGATAGGACCTATAAAAAGGAAGATAACTCTGACCTGATTTGTTTTTAAAAAGCGCAGTGTCAAGGTTCGGAGGTCACTAATCCTGGTGGCACTCAAAGAGAAATACACATGGCACTCAAAGCAGGCGCAACCGCCGAAATCGGCGAAAAATGTCCACAAGGCGGAATCTGGTACCCGGTTGGCAATCCGAGCTCCATTCGCTCGTTCGGCATTGGTAACACCATGACTCCAACACCCAACGGGGAAAACCATTGGGTACTTAAGACCCCAACCGGCGATGATTAAAAATAGGTAGTTTCACCATGTCTTGCATGCAGCCCTCCCTCGGTTTCCGGCGGAGGGCTTTTTGCGCCTGAACACGCATGCCTGATGCTTAATAAAAGTTGAATCTGATGAGCGACGTCCAGGTTTTAATAACCGGCTCGGCTACTGCATCATGCGCGCCCTAAATGGACGATTCGCAACACTTCAAGGAATAGAAATGAGTGGTAAACCCGCAGCTCGCGTCAGCGACCCCACCGCCTGCCCACTTCCGGGTCACGGCACCAACCCTATCGTCACGGGTTCGCCCAATGTCATTTTCGACGGCCTGGCCGCCGCTCGTAAGAGTGACCAATCAGCTTGCGGCAGCCCGATAACGGGCGCTGTTTCCAGCACTGTATTCATCAACGGCTTGAACGCCGCCACGCTGGACAGCACCGGTGGACACGGCAATATCATCATCGGCGGTTCCGGCACCGTGATCATTGGCGATACCGTGGTCAATGCCCCCTTCAGCGGGCTCCTGCCCATGCCGGTCAACTTCACCGACCGCTTGAAGCTGGTGAACGATGTCACCGGCGAACCGATGCCCAATCATCCTTACGCCATTCAGCGGGCCGATGGGCGCCTTGAGCATGGCGTTTCGGACGCCGCCGGTTTCACCCACGAAATCAGCTCGCATATTGCAGAGAGCATCAAGTTATTTTTGGAAGAGTGACGCATGGACGCCAACACCATTACCTCGGCGGACGGTAAATCCCTCAAGTTGAAAGCCGAGCACAGGCTTACGGACAAACAAGACAAGAGCGATAAAGTCGTTCCTATCGAGAGCACCAAGGCCATTGTATTTTTTGTGGGGGGTGCTGGGGACAAGGAGAGTTATTACTTCGCGGCCCCTTATAAAAACATAACCTATGCTCAAGACCATCTGGACAACCGAGCAATTACTTTAAAACAAGAAGGAAAGTACAGATCCGAGTGGCTGGGATACAACGAAATAAGAGGTAAAAAAGACATTCAAAAAAATGTCCTAAATATCATCCCCTACAAGTCATGTCCTATCTACATTATTGGCCACAGTCTAGGTGGCTGGAACAGCGCACAGTTGACCAAGACCATGGCCGATTGGGGCTACACCATCACCATGTTGATAACTTTGGACCCCGTTGGGGAAGGCACGCTAGTCTGGCTTGGCTCGGATATTGGTGGCTCCATACCTACTCCTGTAGCTCAAAAGTGGATCAACATCAGGGCTACGCCATCCAAGCCGGATGACTCTGATAATGTCGCGGAGTTCGGGGAAAGATGGACGATAACCAGTGGACCTGACTTGAATATCAACATGGACATCAATCATGCCAATGCCGAGGGCATGTTCACTCGAACGATCGCTGGTCTACAGTCTGCCTGCAATATAGTTTTTGAATCCATCACTGAGAAGTTGGCGAACAAATGAAAAGAGCATTCCTGCTACTACTGATGATTGCCTGTGCTTCCTGTGCCAAAGATCATGGACAACCTCCCGCGGACCTGGACTTCGTTTCCGTTGAGCGCAAAGGCGATCTACCGCTCTACGTCATTCGCTACCACTCGAGCCTCAATATCCTGGACCTGTATGGGCGAGGTACTGGAGAAGGCATTGCTTCCGCTCGGCTGATTTGTGCCCTGGAAGATGACGATGACTTTTCCGTAGAGCATGAGATTGAGCGCTCTGCGTATGGCCGAATCCAGCAAGCCCCCGCGCGCACCAATGGCTCATCCTCAGACTTCATCACTGAGGCTTTTTTGAGTGAAACCCTGAATAAAGGGCAATCCCGTAGAAACCTTGATGCCGATGAGTTGAACAGGCTGTTGGCCAACAAGAAGGCTCTCCCCTGCAAAGCCGTCATCACCGCCTATGGTTACAAGGCCTATTACTCCAAGCCCATGGAGTTGCCCGTTGCCGATCTCCTTCGAGAAATCAATAAACCTGTAGCACCTTGATCGATCTCTGAGGCTTTATCGGTGGCGCGGAATGGGCAGCGGGCATGGTGGGCCACGAACAGCTTGCAGCGTGATGCCCTACACCCACGCTGACGAACGCTTCAATTACTCCCCACAGGTGACTAAATTAGACACATGATCACCGACCTCCCCCCCTTGAACGCCGTTCGCGCCTTTGCCGCCGCTGCTCGCCATGAGAGTTTCAGCCGCGCCGCGGATGAGTTGCACGTGAGCCACAGTGCGGTGAGCCGGCATATCAAGTTGCTGGAGGAGCACCTGGGGGTGCTGCTGTTCGAGCGGCGTATCCGGCAGTCGGTCCTCACGCCCGCCGGGCAGGCTTTTTATGAGCAGGTGAGCCTGGGCCTGACCCAGATCGCCCAGGCGGCCGCTTCGCTGCGCCAGGGGGCGGCGCTGCGCAAGGTGAGGATCAATGTGCGGCCGTCGTTTGCCGTGCGCTGGCTGATTCCGCGTTTGCCGCAATTCATGGCGCTGTACCCGCAGATCCA
This portion of the Pseudomonas sp. MRSN 12121 genome encodes:
- a CDS encoding cell wall metabolism sensor histidine kinase WalK; this translates as MKAPGLARPRDTITRWIALTTLMAMLTALAFNALFVQLAGVWAKPPLSESGLVEKIASISNMIDAAQPQQRAHLAEAVSDHGLSVTWHASRRDIEVPKVDEPEYREGSTRLEQLLKVGGGAIEAYQPSDWPGPGGHYALLIQLRDESWLMFSAVSRSWGLDEGPRNLIVIGLVLFSTVLVALIATRRLARPLQQFALGARRFGVDFRAPPIEPVGPHEIRQAILAFNAMQAQLQHFIKDRTQMLAAISHDLRTPLTRMRLRGEFIEDPEQQRRLFHDVDEMQAMINSALDFFRDDARLEQATSFDLAELLQTLIDDYRDQSIDIAFSGPPRLVYFGRPLGLKRVMSNLLENAIKYGSEPAIEVLADAEQVRVCVLDRGPGIPTEWHEHVFEPFFRMESSRNRNTGGVGLGLSAARAIVLEHGGELRLHNRDGGGLEAWVLLPVQGI
- a CDS encoding PAAR domain-containing protein; protein product: MSGKPAARVSDPTACPLPGHGTNPIVTGSPNVIFDGLAAARKSDQSACGSPITGAVSSTVFINGLNAATLDSTGGHGNIIIGGSGTVIIGDTVVNAPFSGLLPMPVNFTDRLKLVNDVTGEPMPNHPYAIQRADGRLEHGVSDAAGFTHEISSHIAESIKLFLEE
- a CDS encoding response regulator, which translates into the protein MSSLLIVDDDLEVLALLKKFFVQHGYSVDVATEGASLWAALERQVPDLIILDLMLPGENGLTLCQRLRQQHAVPVIMLTAMGELSDRVVGLEMGADDYLSKPFDARELLARVRAVLRRAGESRPVSGELPRPLIRFADWQLDLTRRELRSPDQVMIPLSAGEFDLLLVFVEHPQRILSREQLLDLARGQAHDAFDRSIDVQVSRLRRKLEFDTKRPAMIRTVRNGGYLFTPSVTRQ
- a CDS encoding VacJ family lipoprotein, whose amino-acid sequence is MRSYLYSVRLLRHTTLLLSLSYLAGCTSPGPVTPPPCAEAEYPVHDPAESFNRGVFAFNRAVDDYALAPVARGYRHLPDFMQQGVHNFASNFGEPKVFINDLLQGNPQRSVNTLGRFAVNTTVGLLGLIDVSDPLGIPRHTADFGQTFGVWGIGNGPIVELPLLGTSNSRDATGRILGFFVDPFGDNSDTVQTLGTIALVGGVVDGRAELLPLTDSLKTMPDYYSALRDVNAEHRAAFIQEGKQGATEPAKSRCEGAPHDDF